The Chloroflexota bacterium sequence GCCAAGGGAATGATTCGACGGGCCGACCGAATGGGGCGGAACCTGTTTCCCCCTTTAAGAAGATCTTTGGAGATCTTATCAAGGGGCCAGTTGTTCAAGGAATAGCCTATTGCCTTTATGCGTGCTCAGCTAGGCATACGGGGACAGACTGGAGTCGCACGTATGTGAGTTACCCGGATGGAAGAGTACGAAGACTAACGCCGTTAGAGACGGAAAGGGTACAAGGTTTTCCTGACGGTTGGACAATGCCTGAAGATGCTTATGGTGACCCAGACAAGCTTGATAGCTTGAGATATCATGCGCTGGGCAATGCAGTTACAGTCCCGGTGGCCCAATGGCTTGCTACGAGAATAGCGCATTATCTGTACCAATCTGCTACACCCTTGATGCAAGAAGAAGAAGCGCCGGCAGCTGTATAGCTAAATCATGTCTAACTCCTGGTTAAGCTGCTGAAGCAGGGATTGGTTGGGTCTGGCAGCAGCCTCTACAGGTAGTCTTCCTTCCGGAATTGGGCCAATATGGTCCTTCAAACATTCGAGACTAAAGGCTGGCACTTCTTGGATGAAGTAGTCGCTTATGTCTCCGGGGACTTCGACCGAGAATTGACCATGATTTGCGGTTATGCGAATTAAACCCTCGTCAAATGCCCAATGGTGAAGTTTACATAGACAAATTCCATTGAAGACAACATCAAGTTCATACTCTGACCAAGGCAATATGTGCGCGGCGTCGACACCAGGTAGCCGATTCCTTTTTGTTGCTGGCAAGTGTCGACCACAGACCGCACAAGTGGAGTTATAGGCCTTCCTTACTAGTGCCCTGAATTTTGCGCTGGCTGCTCCCCGACTGTTAGCCCACCGTTTCCATTCTCTAATGACCCTTCGCCGTAGTTCGGGCTCTTCGGGATCAATATCATTCATATGTGACAAAGGCTCAGGCACTTCAAGCTCAAGAACTTGGGTCAAGTATTGGAGAACATCTGTGCCTCCACTATAAGGAAGGCCAAGGTCACTTGCCTGTTCAGAAATTAATTCCTCTAAGGAGGTTACGACACGTTCAGTTGAGGTACCTACAGGGGTAGGTGATTGTATGGATGATTCGTGCTCTGCAAGCAGCACTGCAACATCATCCGGCAAATGGGTTTTCTTATCCCAAACATTCTTCAGTGCCGCTAAACGCTGTTCAAGGTGTAACTCGTCAGCCTCAAACATCTGGTTGCGTAGAGTAATCGTATCCAATCGAAGTGTTGCCTTGTCCACAGCAAGCTCAACTTCGGCAACCTGCAAATGGTCAATGGCGTATTGATTACGTCTAACGACCGGGGTTCCGCCACCCAGGCTATTGTTTGCTCTGACAGGGTGAGGGAGTAGGAGAGCAGCTGCAACTTGGCGTTGGATCTGAATTCCGCTGTTCTCAATTCTCCGTATACGTAGCTTGCCTCCTTGTTGACGTAATTCGGTTGCAGTATCTAGGGTAAGTCCTCCTCCGAGGGCCAAATGAATCCTTCGCCCTACAATGTCATGAGGAGTAGTGCCATTGCACTCTTCACTGATTTCGTATTCGCCCCTTCCCCCACTCGTCCTTCTACTGATACGCATTTTGCTCCCGTCACATGCTTTCTTTGGTGCAACCAATTCTAGATGGATGCCGATTCAGAAACGATTCCTTTACGGCAACCGGGTCAAGTGAAAGTTAACTGTTGCAGGGTCTCGAGTGCAAGAAGCATCTCTTGCACTGAATGGATGCACCCCTTCCCCCACTCGCACACATCCCCTATAGTCCACCCAAACGCACTCTCGCCGCAGGAGGCCCGACATGGCGACCACGCCCCACGGTCAGCTCTTCGCGTCCAACCGGCCCGTCGTCATGGGCCGGCGGGGCATGGTGTCCAGCGGTCACCCGCTGGCATCGCAGGCCGGCATCTCGACGCTGCAGCGGGGCGGCAACGCCGTCGACGCCGCGCTGGCCGTCGCCGCGGCCGTCAGCGTCGTCGAGCCCCTCATGTCCGGCATCGGCGGCGACGGCTTTATCATGGTCTACACCAGCGCGGACGACGCCCTGCAGGTAATCAACGCCACCGGCTCCGCGCCCTATGAGGCCACGCTGGAGCGCTACCAGGCCACCGGCATCCCCATGAAGGGCGTCCTCTCCACCTCCGTGCCCTCGCTGCTCCGAGGCTGGACGGCGATGCACCAGCGCTACGGCACGCTGCCCCTGTCCGACGTCCTCGCCCCCGCCATCGACCTCGCGGCCAACGGCTTCCCCGTGTCGCACCTGCTTGCGAAGAACATCGCCGAGGACCCGGTGCTCACCGTCTTCCCCACGTCGGCGGCGGTCTACGCGCGGCAGGGCCGGCCGGTTCGCGCCGGAGAGATGCTCTACCAGGAGGACCTCGCCCGCACCTTCGAGCGCATCGCCGCCGAGGGCGAGGGCGTCTTCTACGAGGGCGATGTCGCCGAGGAGATCGTGCGCTTCATCGAGGAGCAGGGCGGGCTGATCACGATGCGCGACCTCGCCGACCAGCGCGCCCGCTGGTCTGACGCCATCTCGACGACCTACCACGGCCACACCGTCTACGAGGCCCCGCCCAACTCCAGCGGCCACGTGCTCTTGCAGGAGCTGAGCCTCGCCGAGCAGTTCGACCTCCGCGCCCTCGGCTGCAACACCGCCGAGAGCGTCCACGTCATGGTGGAGGCCAAGCGCCTCGCCTTCGCCGACCGCGAGGTCTACATGGCCGACCCGGAGTGGGTGGAGGTGCCCGTCCCCGGCCTGATCTCAAAGGAGTACGCCGCCGAGCGCGCCAAGCTCATAGACCCGGCCCGCGCCATGGACGGCGTTCCGCACGGCGACCCGTGGCGCTACCAGGGCTCGCAGCCGCCGAGGGCCACGGCAGGCGTCTCCGCGCCGCGTGAGGACACCACCTGCTTCTGCGTCGTCGACCAGTGGGGCAACGCCGTCTCCATGCTCCAGAGCCTGCAGACGGCCTTCGGGTCCAGCATTATCGCGGGCAACACCGGCGTGCTGCTGAACAATCGCATGACCTACTGGCACCTGGATCCGAACCATATCGACGTCCTGGAGCCCGGCAAGCGCGTGCGTCACACGATGAACCCGGTCATGGTCTTCAAGGACGCCGACGAAGGCCGCAAGCTCGCCCTCGTCTGCGGCACCCCCGGCGCCGACACCCAGGTGCAGACCAACTTCCAGGTCGTCACCCACGTCCTCGACTTCGGCATGACCGTCGCCGAGGCCGTCGAGGCCCCGCGATGGCGGCACGTGCAGGACGGCACGGAGTCGACGATACCGCACACCGCGCCCGACGAGCTCCGCATGGAGGGCCGCTTCCCCGCCGAGGCGCTCGACGGCCTCCGCGGCCGCGGCCACCCCGTCTCAGTCATCGGCGACTGGGCGGCCACCGGCAGCGAGGTGATGATCCAGGTGGACACGGAGACCGGCGCCCTCTACGGCGCGGCGGACCCCCGTCGCGACGGCTACGCAGTAGGGTGGTAGACTGCGCCCAGGGACAGACATAACCGTTCGCCCTGAGCTTTTCGAAGGGTTGCACGAACGGACCGGACAATGGAGGTGACGAGATGCAGCAGACGGAGATGCAGATCAAGACCACGGGCATTGACCACGTGGTGCTGTGGGTCAACGACCTGGAGCGGGCCAAGGCGTTCTACGTCGACCTGCTGGGGATGACGGTGAACCATGAGGGCGGGGGCAATTGCTTCCTCTGGTGCGGCAACGACCAGGTGGCGCTGTTCAAGACCCGGGGAGGCGCGGTCACCGAAGGCGGCATTGAGCTCAACCACATGGCCCTCAAGATGGCGCCGGAGTCCTACGAGGCCACCAAGGCCCGCCTGGAGAACGCCGGCGTCTACGTCCACGGCCGCCCCGGCGACGACACCTGCATCTACTTCGACGACCCGGACGGCCACGGCCTTCAGCTCCTCTACAAGGGGTATGACGGGTAGGGGGGCTTAGGCGGTCGGCTCGCCCCAGTTGCGCACATAGTCGTGCTGCTCGTCCGTCTGTGGCGTCCGCAGGATGCGGGCCGACTTCTCGGCGCCCTGCCACCACTCGGCGATCAGCGCGAGTGCATCCTCGCCCGTGTGCCCGTGGCGCACCAGCCAGCACCCGACGGTCGTGCCGGTGCGTCCGACCCCCGCGAGGCAGTGCACGTACACCGTCTCGCCGGCGTCGATGGCATTGTCAATCGAGTCAAGGATGCCCGTCATCTGGCCCGGTGAGGTCGGGATGTCCATGTCGATGATGGCGTGCCGCTCGTACCCAACTACTACTCCCCTGCGCCGTGCCTCTTTCACAAGGTCGTAGGTGTAGGGCTTGTTCGCACCCCTCTCCGTCAGGTCGACGAAGTGCGTGACCCCTGCATTGAGGAGCGCGTGCATGTTCTCCAGCGACGGGCGGCGCGGGGTCATTCCGGGGTATTCGCCTGCCAGGAAGCGGCCGGGGATCACCCAGTAGCTGTTGGCGATGGGGCGGACCAGCGTCTCGACTGTGGGCATGTTGCCTGCCTCCTCTTGTACGGATGTGCGCACTCCTGCTTCTAGTGTGACGCACGAAAGGGGCCGGTCAACGAACGGAACGTTAACGTATGACGAAATCAGTAAAAAGGTGAAAGTCTGTGAAGTGAAATGCTCATGGCCGAGGGCTGCTGCTTGGCGGAGGGAGTGGGATTCGAACCCACGGTGAGTTGCCCCACACCTGTTTTCAAGACAGGCGCCATAGTCCGCTCGGCCATCCCTCCGCGTTGCGGCCCCGGTCCAGCCTGGCCCGCTCGCCCTCGCCGCGCGCGTCACACGATCGTGTCCGCGCCGATGTACGGGCGCAGCGCCGACGGCGTCTCGATCGTCCCGTCCTCGCGCTGGTACGTCTCGATCACGGCGATGATCACCCTCGGCAGCGCCAGCCCCGAGCCGTTCAGCGTGTGCGGGTATTGGGGCCGCGCGCCCGCCTCCGGCCGGTAGCGAATATTCGACCGCCGCGCCTGGAAGTCCGTGCAGGTCGAGCATGAGCTCACCTCCAGCCACTCCTCGCAGCCCGGCGACCACACTTCGATGTCGAACGTCATGGCAGACTGGAACCCCATGTCGCCCGCGCACAGCGACAGCACCCGGTGCGG is a genomic window containing:
- a CDS encoding HNH endonuclease; translation: MQVAEVELAVDKATLRLDTITLRNQMFEADELHLEQRLAALKNVWDKKTHLPDDVAVLLAEHESSIQSPTPVGTSTERVVTSLEELISEQASDLGLPYSGGTDVLQYLTQVLELEVPEPLSHMNDIDPEEPELRRRVIREWKRWANSRGAASAKFRALVRKAYNSTCAVCGRHLPATKRNRLPGVDAAHILPWSEYELDVVFNGICLCKLHHWAFDEGLIRITANHGQFSVEVPGDISDYFIQEVPAFSLECLKDHIGPIPEGRLPVEAAARPNQSLLQQLNQELDMI
- the ggt gene encoding gamma-glutamyltransferase, translating into MATTPHGQLFASNRPVVMGRRGMVSSGHPLASQAGISTLQRGGNAVDAALAVAAAVSVVEPLMSGIGGDGFIMVYTSADDALQVINATGSAPYEATLERYQATGIPMKGVLSTSVPSLLRGWTAMHQRYGTLPLSDVLAPAIDLAANGFPVSHLLAKNIAEDPVLTVFPTSAAVYARQGRPVRAGEMLYQEDLARTFERIAAEGEGVFYEGDVAEEIVRFIEEQGGLITMRDLADQRARWSDAISTTYHGHTVYEAPPNSSGHVLLQELSLAEQFDLRALGCNTAESVHVMVEAKRLAFADREVYMADPEWVEVPVPGLISKEYAAERAKLIDPARAMDGVPHGDPWRYQGSQPPRATAGVSAPREDTTCFCVVDQWGNAVSMLQSLQTAFGSSIIAGNTGVLLNNRMTYWHLDPNHIDVLEPGKRVRHTMNPVMVFKDADEGRKLALVCGTPGADTQVQTNFQVVTHVLDFGMTVAEAVEAPRWRHVQDGTESTIPHTAPDELRMEGRFPAEALDGLRGRGHPVSVIGDWAATGSEVMIQVDTETGALYGAADPRRDGYAVGW
- a CDS encoding VOC family protein produces the protein MQQTEMQIKTTGIDHVVLWVNDLERAKAFYVDLLGMTVNHEGGGNCFLWCGNDQVALFKTRGGAVTEGGIELNHMALKMAPESYEATKARLENAGVYVHGRPGDDTCIYFDDPDGHGLQLLYKGYDG
- a CDS encoding protein-tyrosine phosphatase family protein; the encoded protein is MPTVETLVRPIANSYWVIPGRFLAGEYPGMTPRRPSLENMHALLNAGVTHFVDLTERGANKPYTYDLVKEARRRGVVVGYERHAIIDMDIPTSPGQMTGILDSIDNAIDAGETVYVHCLAGVGRTGTTVGCWLVRHGHTGEDALALIAEWWQGAEKSARILRTPQTDEQHDYVRNWGEPTA